A DNA window from Chryseobacterium scophthalmum contains the following coding sequences:
- a CDS encoding GNAT family N-acetyltransferase — MSQKSNLPKKENNFYETERLLIRPVSVDDADIIFQLYNMPNFIKFIGNKNINSFSDAENYIKSKFLPQIEKRGFGNYILVLKEGNQKIGSVGIFEREGLDVADIGFSVLEKFEGKGLMFEAAQKVKSIGMEEFGLNKISAITSKDNSSSQKLIERLGLKFQKYVTLPNEDEELMYYETE; from the coding sequence ATGAGCCAAAAAAGCAACCTGCCAAAAAAAGAAAATAATTTCTACGAAACAGAAAGGCTTTTAATTCGACCTGTTTCTGTAGATGATGCTGATATTATTTTTCAGCTTTATAATATGCCAAATTTTATAAAGTTTATTGGAAATAAGAACATCAATTCTTTCTCTGATGCCGAGAATTATATTAAATCTAAGTTTTTACCGCAAATTGAAAAACGAGGATTCGGAAATTATATTCTTGTTTTAAAAGAAGGAAATCAGAAAATCGGAAGTGTGGGAATCTTCGAAAGAGAAGGTTTAGATGTTGCAGATATTGGATTTTCTGTCCTTGAAAAATTTGAAGGCAAAGGTTTAATGTTTGAAGCCGCTCAGAAAGTAAAATCTATCGGAATGGAGGAATTTGGTTTAAATAAAATTTCTGCAATCACTTCAAAAGACAATTCTTCTTCACAAAAATTAATCGAAAGGTTAGGTTTGAAATTCCAAAAATATGTAACGCTTCCCAATGAAGACGAAGAGTTGATGTATTACGAAACAGAATAA
- the bcp gene encoding thioredoxin-dependent thiol peroxidase, with translation MLKVGDQLPQFEGINQDGETINSEKLLGKKLVIFFYPQASTPTCTVEACNLSDNYSQLKQAGFQLLGISGDTVKKQKNFHSKFAFPYDLIADENRDVIEKFGVWKEKKTFGKTYMGIVRTTFIFDEKGICTRVIEKVTSKTATAQILE, from the coding sequence ATGCTGAAAGTTGGAGACCAATTACCACAATTTGAAGGAATAAATCAGGACGGAGAAACAATTAATTCTGAAAAGCTACTCGGAAAAAAATTAGTTATTTTCTTTTATCCGCAAGCGAGTACGCCGACTTGTACTGTAGAAGCGTGTAATTTGAGCGATAATTATTCGCAATTGAAACAAGCAGGATTTCAGCTTTTAGGAATCAGTGGAGATACCGTGAAAAAGCAGAAGAATTTTCACAGCAAATTTGCTTTTCCTTATGATCTGATTGCTGATGAAAACCGTGATGTTATCGAAAAATTCGGAGTTTGGAAAGAGAAAAAAACTTTTGGTAAAACTTATATGGGAATTGTGAGAACTACTTTTATTTTCGATGAAAAAGGAATTTGCACGAGAGTTATTGAGAAGGTGACTTCTAAAACGGCGACAGCTCAGATTTTAGAATAA
- a CDS encoding DinB family protein, with protein sequence MTESIKLLFTRDLNQLKKEIEAYQNEETIWKIDKNILNSAGNLSLHLVGNINHFIGSILGNSGYVRNRELEFSLKNIPRTELIDKIEKTIEIVHSSLDQLSEEDLKKEYPIEALGHKMTTEYFLIHLFGHLGYHLGQINYHRRLLDVE encoded by the coding sequence ATGACAGAAAGTATAAAATTATTGTTCACAAGAGATTTAAACCAATTAAAAAAAGAAATAGAAGCGTATCAAAACGAAGAAACTATCTGGAAAATTGATAAAAATATTCTCAATTCTGCAGGAAATTTATCGCTTCATTTGGTTGGAAATATTAATCATTTTATTGGATCAATATTGGGAAATTCAGGTTATGTAAGAAACAGAGAGCTTGAATTTTCGTTAAAAAATATTCCGAGAACGGAATTGATTGATAAAATTGAAAAAACGATTGAGATTGTACACTCTTCACTCGACCAATTATCGGAGGAAGATTTGAAAAAAGAATATCCTATTGAAGCTTTAGGTCATAAAATGACGACAGAATATTTTCTGATTCATTTGTTTGGACATTTGGGTTATCATTTGGGACAGATTAACTATCATAGGAGATTGTTGGATGTTGAGTAA
- a CDS encoding endonuclease III domain-containing protein: protein MTKKQRAALVQEELEKLYPVVPIFLDHTDVYTLMVAVALSAQTTDKKVNEVTPELFAVAGTPQRMAKLEDFEIKELIKEIGLSNTKAKNLKKMAEQLLEKHNGVVPQTYEELEELAGVGHKTASVVMSQGFGFPAFPVDTHIHRLMTQWKLTSGKNVVETEKDAKKLWKEEFWNKLHLQIIFYGREYSPARGKGEKDFITKMLFEEKDK from the coding sequence ATGACAAAAAAGCAAAGAGCCGCACTCGTTCAGGAAGAATTAGAAAAATTATATCCTGTTGTTCCTATTTTTTTAGATCATACAGATGTTTATACTCTAATGGTTGCTGTTGCCCTTTCTGCACAAACTACTGATAAGAAGGTAAATGAGGTAACTCCAGAACTTTTCGCTGTAGCAGGAACACCGCAAAGAATGGCTAAACTGGAGGATTTTGAAATTAAAGAACTCATCAAAGAAATCGGACTTTCGAATACAAAAGCTAAGAATCTGAAAAAAATGGCAGAGCAACTTTTGGAAAAACATAACGGCGTTGTCCCTCAAACCTATGAAGAACTTGAAGAGTTGGCAGGAGTGGGGCACAAAACGGCTTCTGTAGTGATGAGTCAGGGCTTTGGATTTCCTGCTTTTCCGGTCGATACACACATTCACAGACTGATGACGCAATGGAAGCTCACTTCCGGGAAAAACGTTGTAGAAACAGAGAAAGATGCCAAAAAATTATGGAAAGAAGAGTTCTGGAATAAACTCCACCTTCAAATTATTTTCTACGGAAGAGAATATTCTCCGGCGAGAGGAAAAGGCGAGAAAGATTTTATTACAAAAATGTTGTTCGAAGAAAAAGATAAATAA